A window of the Dickeya dianthicola NCPPB 453 genome harbors these coding sequences:
- a CDS encoding MBL fold metallo-hydrolase has product MADPQAKHYSPETGRFFNPQPSTAPRMSLWQTLSLIWRLGFQRKGRVPDQRLPTQSPDLQAFLAADERLKFIWFGHSTLLLNLDDTRILIDPVFSASVSPFSFMFRRFQPPALAREALPDIDIILLSHDHYDHLDEQTIRAFRDTATRFIAPLKVGEHLKKWGIAAQRIQELDWYQSHTLNGITFTATPSHHFSGRSLSGRNTTLWASWVIQGQRERLFFSGDSGYGEHFRHIGERFGPFSLAFVENGQYNHRWPDSHMHPEQTVQAAQDLRARLFMPVHWGMFALAFHDWADPVRRSSQLARERQLPIIMPMLGEVVTLGAPTATPAWWEKCADARQASLITDTAVQDVE; this is encoded by the coding sequence ATGGCGGACCCGCAAGCGAAGCATTATTCCCCCGAAACCGGGCGTTTTTTCAACCCGCAGCCGTCGACGGCGCCGCGGATGAGCCTATGGCAAACCCTGTCGTTGATCTGGCGGCTCGGTTTTCAACGCAAGGGGCGCGTACCGGACCAACGGCTACCGACGCAATCGCCTGACCTTCAGGCGTTTCTCGCTGCCGACGAACGTCTCAAATTTATCTGGTTCGGACACTCGACCCTGCTGCTCAATCTGGATGACACCCGCATCCTGATAGACCCGGTGTTTTCCGCCAGCGTCTCACCGTTCAGCTTTATGTTCCGCCGTTTTCAGCCGCCGGCGCTAGCGCGCGAAGCGCTGCCGGATATCGACATTATTCTGCTGTCGCACGACCACTACGACCATCTCGACGAACAGACCATTCGCGCCTTCCGCGACACCGCGACCCGCTTTATCGCCCCGCTGAAAGTAGGCGAACACCTGAAAAAATGGGGCATTGCGGCACAGCGGATCCAGGAGCTGGATTGGTATCAGTCCCATACGCTTAACGGCATCACGTTTACCGCCACGCCGTCGCACCACTTTTCCGGCCGCAGCCTGTCCGGCCGCAACACCACGCTGTGGGCGTCCTGGGTGATTCAGGGGCAACGGGAGCGACTTTTTTTCAGCGGCGATTCCGGTTATGGCGAGCACTTCCGCCATATCGGCGAACGCTTCGGCCCGTTCTCTCTGGCGTTTGTGGAAAACGGCCAGTACAACCACCGCTGGCCGGATTCGCACATGCACCCGGAACAGACCGTGCAGGCGGCGCAGGACCTGCGCGCCCGCCTGTTTATGCCAGTTCACTGGGGGATGTTCGCGCTGGCGTTTCACGACTGGGCCGACCCGGTGCGCCGCAGCAGCCAGTTGGCGCGGGAACGGCAGTTACCAATCATCATGCCGATGCTGGGGGAAGTCGTCACACTGGGGGCGCCGACGGCGACGCCGGCCTGGTGGGAGAAATGCGCCGACGCCCGGCAGGCATCGCTTATCACCGATACCGCCGTGCAGGATGTGGAATAG
- a CDS encoding helix-turn-helix domain-containing protein — protein sequence MSKPQYINDVNGKPQFVVLPIDVYESLLSNDESGYESIPYTADGHDDETVPNEVVNIMFRDDISLLAAWRVYRGLSQYDVAERLGTTQSAVSQWEAKDSRPQKKTRQKLAELYGCQPEQMIL from the coding sequence ATGTCAAAACCGCAATATATCAATGATGTGAACGGTAAACCGCAATTCGTGGTATTACCGATAGATGTGTACGAAAGCCTGCTCTCCAATGATGAGAGCGGGTACGAATCCATTCCTTATACCGCTGATGGGCATGATGATGAAACCGTGCCAAATGAGGTGGTCAACATTATGTTTCGTGACGATATCAGCCTGCTGGCCGCCTGGCGCGTTTACCGCGGGCTGTCGCAGTACGATGTGGCGGAACGACTGGGTACGACGCAATCAGCGGTTTCTCAGTGGGAAGCCAAAGACTCCCGCCCGCAGAAGAAAACCCGTCAAAAGCTGGCTGAACTGTACGGATGCCAGCCTGAACAGATGATTTTGTGA
- a CDS encoding type II toxin-antitoxin system RelE family toxin, which produces MVKVIWSRKALKQRLTIDKRYQNAISEKVTELENFPAVRLDIVPLKGKESMFRMRVGDYRIIFQIIKGEPVICEIKEVKRRTSTTY; this is translated from the coding sequence ATGGTAAAGGTGATCTGGTCAAGGAAAGCGCTGAAACAACGTCTGACCATCGACAAGCGATATCAGAACGCCATAAGTGAAAAGGTGACTGAACTGGAGAATTTCCCTGCTGTCAGGTTGGATATCGTCCCATTGAAGGGGAAAGAAAGTATGTTCAGGATGAGGGTTGGCGACTACCGGATCATTTTCCAAATCATTAAAGGTGAACCGGTGATCTGTGAAATCAAAGAAGTTAAGCGCAGAACGTCAACAACCTATTAA